One stretch of Pirellulales bacterium DNA includes these proteins:
- a CDS encoding DUF4214 domain-containing protein, whose protein sequence is MKKQRRRRRTLRGETLEVRLAMAGPTPYAGTPVVLPDGTWQHTPFVGSPVFADLNNDGREEILTAAAGGRLIAFSNSGGTAQVFKTYDTLQSSNFKSTPAVVTLPDGRKAIFAALGRDENNSGAYENDYVYGWDAATGAALPGWPLRMPRNVANMSGAYGAIATGDLTGDGVPEIVVTSFSHFVDAYKLDGTLLWRYNADDTILSGAAIGDLDRDGRNEVVFGSDASDSIYFQHGGFINILDNTGGAKFRYHIDEVVWSSPVLVDLNGNGTLEIVVGTGLNFDDMDPRPGARAAGNRVYALDYNGALLPGWPYKTTNDDSLKRQVLGSPAAADLNGDGIPEVIVADRGGFLHVITGAGTALTGWAGGKQIAQLSAPQDGYASPIVADIDGDGQPDIVAANGPNLTGFNRFGTVIFTNVTGGNPPESRFNAAAVGQWDGVGGMELVSVSNVSAVPDRPRLVSVFQLPASTLEAPWRMLRHTADNVAVQHSTAFLQSYVTSVYRGLLGRDPSAGERNTEVANLANNRTDLFRLAQAVASSVEARNRVIDTLYLQLLNRTPDAGGRAYWQSYLATNPAKNMAVFMMVLPEFFAQGGGTTAGAVTLMYQRILHRTPSAGEVNSWVSFIAANGLDAAARFFWTSNENLTNHANALVQAAFGGSFTIQVDALQSAMFNLRFDRSNEELIAARTVASGGNYAQTDNVVAWLKTLYRDVLNRNAGPAEIVLWLQAVERGEVGLTGMADFMVRTPEAKAVVVDELYRNLLGRAADAAAITTYGAFNKREDVIIALVSSPEYFVRNGNTNTGFVQAAFRDLAGINPLPQAALNQWLNLLATGTPRAQLPTLLVASAEYYNKQVVDFLFRYLPDESQGVLRTGNLPGNAAGQPVNPNPALVSYLMGLRQQGATGEAVLVTLLSSPQYVSRSSYAKGLFRSVGVRN, encoded by the coding sequence GTGAAGAAGCAACGACGCCGGCGCCGCACGCTGCGCGGCGAGACCCTCGAAGTCCGCCTGGCCATGGCGGGGCCGACGCCCTATGCGGGCACTCCGGTCGTGCTGCCCGACGGCACCTGGCAGCACACTCCCTTCGTCGGCTCGCCGGTGTTTGCCGATCTGAATAACGACGGCCGCGAGGAGATACTCACCGCGGCGGCCGGCGGGCGATTGATTGCCTTTTCGAATTCCGGCGGCACGGCGCAGGTGTTCAAGACCTACGACACGTTGCAATCGTCGAACTTCAAGTCGACGCCCGCCGTGGTCACGCTGCCTGACGGCCGCAAGGCGATCTTCGCCGCGCTGGGCCGCGACGAGAACAACTCAGGCGCCTACGAGAACGATTATGTCTATGGCTGGGACGCTGCGACCGGCGCAGCGCTGCCCGGCTGGCCGCTGCGGATGCCGCGCAACGTGGCCAATATGTCGGGCGCATACGGCGCCATCGCGACCGGCGATTTGACCGGCGACGGCGTGCCGGAAATCGTCGTCACGTCGTTCAGCCATTTCGTCGACGCTTACAAGCTCGACGGTACCCTGCTGTGGCGCTACAACGCCGACGACACGATCCTGTCCGGCGCCGCGATCGGCGATCTCGACCGCGACGGCCGCAACGAGGTCGTCTTCGGCAGCGATGCCAGCGACAGCATCTATTTCCAACACGGCGGCTTCATCAATATCCTCGACAACACCGGCGGCGCAAAGTTTCGCTACCACATCGACGAGGTCGTGTGGTCCTCGCCGGTACTGGTCGATCTGAACGGCAACGGCACGCTCGAGATCGTCGTCGGCACGGGCCTGAACTTCGACGACATGGATCCCAGGCCGGGTGCCCGTGCAGCCGGCAACCGCGTTTACGCGCTCGACTACAACGGCGCGCTGCTGCCCGGTTGGCCCTACAAGACCACCAACGACGACTCGCTCAAACGCCAGGTGCTCGGTTCGCCGGCTGCGGCCGATCTGAACGGCGACGGGATTCCTGAAGTGATCGTCGCCGACCGCGGCGGCTTCTTGCATGTGATTACCGGCGCAGGCACGGCCCTGACCGGCTGGGCCGGCGGCAAACAGATCGCGCAGCTTTCGGCGCCGCAGGACGGCTACGCCTCGCCAATCGTCGCCGACATCGACGGCGACGGCCAGCCCGACATCGTGGCCGCCAATGGGCCCAATCTCACCGGGTTCAATCGCTTCGGTACGGTGATCTTCACGAATGTCACCGGCGGCAACCCGCCCGAGTCGCGGTTCAACGCGGCCGCCGTCGGGCAATGGGACGGCGTCGGCGGAATGGAGCTCGTCTCGGTGTCGAACGTTTCGGCGGTGCCGGACCGTCCGCGGCTGGTCAGCGTGTTTCAGTTGCCCGCCAGCACGCTCGAGGCCCCCTGGCGGATGCTCCGGCACACGGCCGACAACGTGGCCGTGCAACATTCGACGGCCTTCTTGCAATCGTACGTGACGAGCGTTTACCGCGGCCTGTTGGGGCGCGATCCCAGTGCCGGCGAGCGCAACACGGAAGTCGCCAACCTGGCCAACAATCGCACCGACTTGTTCCGCCTGGCCCAGGCCGTGGCGTCGAGCGTCGAGGCCCGGAATCGCGTGATCGACACGCTCTACTTGCAGCTGTTGAACCGCACGCCGGATGCCGGCGGCCGGGCCTATTGGCAGAGCTACCTGGCCACGAACCCGGCGAAGAACATGGCCGTGTTCATGATGGTGCTTCCCGAGTTCTTTGCCCAAGGCGGCGGCACCACGGCCGGCGCGGTGACGCTCATGTATCAGCGGATCTTGCACCGCACGCCCTCGGCCGGCGAAGTGAACTCGTGGGTCTCGTTCATCGCGGCCAATGGGCTCGACGCCGCGGCGCGGTTCTTCTGGACGTCGAACGAAAACCTGACGAACCATGCCAATGCCCTGGTGCAGGCCGCGTTCGGTGGCTCGTTCACTATCCAGGTCGACGCGCTGCAGTCGGCCATGTTCAACCTGCGGTTCGATCGCAGCAACGAGGAGCTGATCGCCGCGCGGACGGTCGCCAGCGGCGGCAACTATGCCCAGACCGACAACGTCGTGGCCTGGTTGAAGACGCTCTATCGCGACGTGCTCAACCGCAACGCCGGGCCTGCCGAGATCGTCCTCTGGTTGCAGGCGGTCGAGCGCGGCGAAGTGGGCCTGACCGGTATGGCCGACTTCATGGTTCGCACGCCTGAGGCCAAGGCCGTGGTGGTCGACGAGCTGTACCGCAACTTGTTGGGGCGCGCGGCCGATGCGGCGGCCATCACCACCTACGGCGCGTTCAACAAGCGCGAAGACGTGATCATCGCGCTGGTGAGCAGTCCCGAATACTTCGTCCGCAACGGCAACACGAACACCGGCTTTGTCCAGGCGGCCTTCCGCGACCTGGCGGGGATCAACCCGTTGCCGCAGGCGGCGCTCAACCAGTGGCTCAACCTGCTGGCGACCGGTACGCCGCGTGCCCAACTGCCCACGCTGCTGGTGGCCAGCGCCGAGTACTACAACAAGCAGGTGGTCGATTTCCTGTTCCGCTATTTGCCCGACGAGTCGCAAGGCGTGCTGCGGACCGGCAACCTGCCCGGCAACGCGGCCGGCCAGCCGGTCAATCCCAACCCGGCCTTGGTCAGCTATTTGATGGGCCTCAGGCAGCAGGGCGCGACGGGCGAAGCGGTGCTGGTCACGCTGCTCTCGTCGCCGCAATACGTCTCGCGCAGCTCGTATGCCAAGGGCCTGTTCCGCAGCGTCGGCGTGCGGAATTAG
- a CDS encoding glycosyltransferase, with amino-acid sequence MDAAQATVPWQRGASTHGSKRPWSFLVSTTGCAGNLAKHLGDADYSYGFVLKQLVPVLEELGDWQRVERPASSLPYAIERARESGRVPLHIALNPPQNCYFTPAAPTILFPFWEFPQIPHRDFGFDTRQNWVRMCRHVDLIITASSATAAAFRAAGVKCPIAVAPVPTAPEYYQIPAWDPGYEVKLHCRHVVLHGHPPDPEPGAAACPVAAAPSPSPVTPSRAAAWASRITAFIRRRISPRLADRISAGYQQASVAHPGRGRRLRRVCAATKHVGYDLARDIYHRHVCRWLSVEAVLRIHGIKNLITRHKPELPVLPRTDLVLSGLVYTSIFNLSDRRKNFEDLLTGFLLAFRDRPDVTLALKLATNPSREFHELAHLGNIYHSLGIRHRCRIVVITDYLSDEQMRELVRGTTYYLTTTRAEGACLPLQECLAAGRPAIAPDHSALADYIDPEVALVLETHPEPTYWPHDPQRRLETSWNRLVWSNLHSRLVESAALVEGQRQHYDAMAVAARRRMLDFGCREVVIDKWRQALGLLPTAKVNDLDWAA; translated from the coding sequence ATGGATGCGGCGCAGGCAACGGTCCCGTGGCAGCGGGGCGCTTCAACCCACGGTTCGAAACGGCCGTGGTCCTTTCTGGTCAGCACGACCGGTTGCGCCGGCAACCTGGCCAAGCATCTGGGCGATGCCGATTACTCGTACGGCTTCGTGCTCAAGCAGCTAGTGCCCGTGCTCGAAGAACTGGGCGACTGGCAGCGCGTCGAGCGGCCGGCAAGCAGCCTGCCCTATGCGATCGAGCGGGCCCGGGAGTCGGGCCGTGTGCCGCTGCACATCGCCCTCAATCCACCGCAGAACTGCTACTTCACGCCGGCGGCGCCGACGATCCTGTTTCCCTTCTGGGAGTTTCCTCAGATTCCGCATCGCGATTTCGGCTTCGACACGCGGCAGAACTGGGTGCGGATGTGCCGGCACGTCGACTTGATCATTACCGCCTCGTCGGCCACTGCCGCGGCGTTTCGCGCAGCGGGTGTGAAGTGCCCGATCGCAGTCGCCCCGGTGCCGACGGCGCCGGAGTACTACCAGATTCCGGCCTGGGATCCGGGCTACGAAGTGAAGCTCCACTGCCGGCATGTCGTGCTGCACGGCCATCCGCCCGATCCCGAGCCGGGCGCGGCCGCGTGCCCGGTTGCGGCTGCGCCGAGCCCGTCGCCCGTGACTCCGAGCAGGGCCGCCGCCTGGGCCAGCCGAATCACGGCCTTCATCCGCCGCCGCATCAGTCCGCGGCTGGCCGATCGGATCAGTGCCGGATACCAGCAGGCCAGCGTCGCGCATCCCGGTCGGGGGCGGCGGCTGCGCCGCGTGTGCGCGGCCACCAAGCACGTGGGCTATGACCTGGCCCGCGACATCTATCATCGCCACGTTTGCCGCTGGCTGAGCGTCGAGGCGGTGCTGCGGATTCACGGTATCAAGAACTTGATCACACGGCATAAGCCCGAGCTGCCGGTGCTGCCGCGGACCGATCTGGTGCTCAGCGGACTGGTGTATACGAGCATTTTCAACCTGTCGGACCGTCGCAAGAATTTCGAGGACCTGCTGACGGGGTTCCTGCTGGCGTTTCGCGACCGGCCGGACGTGACGCTGGCGTTGAAGCTGGCGACGAATCCCTCGCGCGAGTTTCACGAGCTGGCCCACTTGGGCAACATCTATCACTCGCTAGGCATTCGCCATCGCTGCCGGATCGTGGTGATCACCGATTACCTGAGTGACGAGCAGATGCGCGAGCTGGTGCGCGGGACGACGTACTACCTGACGACGACCCGGGCCGAAGGGGCATGCTTGCCGCTGCAGGAGTGCCTGGCGGCGGGGCGGCCGGCCATTGCGCCGGACCATTCGGCGCTGGCCGACTATATCGATCCTGAGGTGGCGCTGGTGCTCGAGACGCATCCCGAGCCGACTTACTGGCCCCATGATCCGCAGCGGCGGCTGGAAACGTCGTGGAATCGCCTCGTGTGGTCGAATCTCCACAGCCGGTTGGTTGAGAGTGCGGCGCTGGTCGAGGGCCAACGGCAACACTACGACGCGATGGCCGTCGCGGCCCGGCGGCGCATGCTAGATTTTGGATGCCGCGAAGTTGTGATCGACAAGTGGCGACAAGCCCTGGGCTTGTTGCCCACCGCCAAGGTGAACGATCTCGACTGGGCGGCCTGA
- a CDS encoding S8 family serine peptidase, whose protein sequence is MWRRMTRWMRVDEHMLEHTQLTLEQLEPICLMSVAPQPVDYEAWRQLQFNGTDAAQLGTSIDTLQLTGSEDIAAQSDARVRQQIGADTVRQTYGYTGTGYSVAVIDTGIDYRHPALGGGWGNKVIAGWDFVDDDADPMDTNGHGTHVAGIIASNDATYKGIAPGASLIALRVLGTNGSGSFGDVEAALQWVASHRAQYNIVAVNLSLGSGNYTTLPYTFLEDEFSTLANAGVFVAVASGNSYYSNNSAQGLGYPAISNNTISVGAVWSGDFGSVSWGSGARDFSTAADRITSFTQRSSALDILAPGALVTSTYLNNGFASLAGTSMATPVVAAASVIIRQALDATGRTALAGPNNILQLMRNTGVTVIDGDDENDNVVNTNLSFRRLNLLGAVQSLASIPSTPTDPTSNQAFVGALYRDVLGRAGDSAGVNFWVQQLQGGAARSTVAGAFWNSTEHRGAQVDAWYATFLGRSAGAGERAAWIGYLQNGGNELDAIRTFTSVPEYNSRFASNSAFVQSLYTNLLGRSADSGGLSFWTQVLAGGGTRGQVVNSFLGATEFLGREVDRAYQTWLDRSADPSGRQGWVNALRSGTMSLAGMNVLILGSDEYNSLAQSAGQNALSAGLRLASLDSGAASTAVFAAAAAESVDSGTIDVGPMRGLAGVPAADPDQLADAAWLSLDSEGDRLGFELGESDFASLADLDHDDDGSAAFDGCHRADDLLHDGWLGI, encoded by the coding sequence ATGTGGCGCAGAATGACGCGCTGGATGCGCGTCGATGAGCACATGCTCGAACACACGCAGTTGACGCTCGAGCAGCTCGAGCCGATCTGCCTGATGAGCGTGGCGCCGCAGCCGGTCGACTATGAAGCCTGGCGCCAGTTGCAATTCAACGGCACCGATGCCGCACAGCTCGGCACGTCGATCGACACCCTGCAACTCACCGGCAGCGAGGACATTGCCGCGCAGTCCGATGCTCGCGTGCGACAGCAGATCGGCGCCGATACGGTGCGCCAAACGTACGGCTACACCGGCACCGGCTACAGCGTGGCTGTCATCGACACGGGGATCGACTATCGACACCCGGCGCTGGGCGGCGGCTGGGGCAACAAGGTGATCGCCGGCTGGGACTTCGTCGACGACGACGCCGATCCGATGGACACCAACGGCCACGGTACGCACGTCGCCGGCATCATCGCCAGCAACGACGCCACTTATAAAGGTATCGCCCCGGGCGCAAGCCTGATCGCCCTGCGCGTGCTGGGCACCAATGGCTCCGGCAGCTTCGGCGACGTCGAAGCGGCCCTGCAATGGGTCGCCTCGCACCGGGCGCAATACAACATCGTCGCGGTTAACCTGTCGCTGGGCTCGGGCAACTACACCACGCTGCCCTACACGTTTCTTGAAGACGAATTCTCGACCCTGGCCAATGCCGGCGTGTTCGTCGCCGTGGCCAGCGGCAACAGCTACTACAGCAACAACAGCGCGCAGGGTCTCGGATACCCGGCCATCAGCAACAACACGATCTCTGTCGGCGCCGTGTGGAGCGGCGACTTCGGCAGCGTCTCGTGGGGCAGCGGTGCGCGCGATTTTTCGACAGCCGCCGACCGGATCACGAGTTTTACCCAGCGCAGCAGCGCGCTCGATATCCTCGCCCCGGGCGCGCTCGTCACGAGCACTTACCTGAACAACGGCTTTGCCAGCCTGGCGGGCACGTCGATGGCCACGCCGGTCGTCGCGGCGGCCAGCGTGATCATTCGCCAGGCGCTCGACGCCACGGGCCGCACGGCCCTGGCCGGGCCCAACAACATTCTGCAGTTGATGCGCAACACGGGCGTTACCGTGATCGACGGCGACGACGAAAACGACAACGTCGTCAACACGAACCTGAGCTTCAGGCGACTCAACTTGCTGGGCGCAGTTCAATCGCTGGCCAGCATCCCGTCGACGCCCACCGATCCGACGTCAAACCAGGCATTTGTCGGCGCGCTGTACCGCGACGTGCTGGGCCGCGCCGGAGACTCGGCCGGCGTGAATTTCTGGGTGCAACAGCTTCAAGGCGGCGCTGCGCGCTCCACGGTGGCCGGAGCCTTTTGGAACTCGACCGAGCATCGTGGCGCCCAGGTCGACGCCTGGTACGCGACTTTTCTGGGCCGCAGCGCCGGCGCGGGCGAGCGCGCCGCATGGATCGGCTATCTGCAAAACGGCGGCAACGAGCTGGACGCCATCCGCACCTTCACCTCGGTGCCCGAGTACAACAGCCGGTTCGCCTCGAATTCCGCGTTCGTGCAATCGCTGTACACGAACCTGCTGGGCCGCAGCGCCGACTCGGGTGGCCTGAGCTTCTGGACGCAGGTCCTGGCCGGCGGAGGGACGCGCGGACAGGTGGTGAACTCGTTCCTGGGAGCGACGGAGTTCCTGGGCCGCGAGGTCGATCGCGCGTATCAAACCTGGCTCGATCGCTCGGCCGATCCGAGCGGACGCCAGGGTTGGGTCAACGCCCTGCGCAGCGGCACGATGTCGCTCGCCGGGATGAATGTGCTGATCCTCGGCTCGGACGAATACAACAGCCTCGCCCAATCGGCCGGGCAGAACGCGCTCTCGGCCGGACTGAGATTGGCCAGTCTCGACAGCGGCGCCGCTTCGACTGCCGTGTTCGCGGCGGCTGCCGCGGAATCGGTCGACTCGGGCACGATCGACGTCGGGCCCATGCGGGGTCTGGCCGGGGTCCCCGCGGCCGACCCAGATCAACTGGCCGATGCGGCCTGGCTGAGCCTCGATTCGGAAGGCGACCGGCTGGGATTCGAACTGGGCGAAAGCGATTTCGCTTCGCTCGCGGATCTCGATCACGACGACGACGGGTCCGCGGCCTTCGACGGCTGCCATCGTGCCGACGACCTGCTCCACGACGGCTGGCTGGGAATTTGA